One Sphingobacteruim zhuxiongii DNA window includes the following coding sequences:
- a CDS encoding C45 family peptidase: MTRFLFLFCVFLLFSSCGSIKGLKNETSRFNEQFDSSSVIFDKHDQLNRSPYGNWQLRIEGNDFELGYKKGKITQTLFQNQEDVFFKKMAEYIPNPKRQRFLVKFLKWYHKDILTEIPLSYRQEIFGLSLNANEKWKHIGTKYERSLLLHGAHDIGHAMQDLMLVGCSSVALWDQHTSDGQLLIARNFDFYINEDFAENKIIEFIKPSEGYNFAAVSWPGMVGVVSGMNEKGLTISLNAGKSHIPLSGKTPISIVARTILQHAKNIDEAINIAKEFKVFVAESLLIGSSEDNKAVNIEISPKRFDVYTVENDILFCTNHFQSATYSKDKRNQAHISSSHSQYRLDKLKESIKSNRTYEPKDLAPILRDVTGMSNRNIGYGNEKALNQLIAHHAVIFKPDELIMWVSNNPYQLGTFEAYNLAEIFKSDQPIQAVKSLEIPADPFLETDTFANFLIFRRQLPLLEKAIKQKKSLSAEVLTQFEDSNPNFWLTHKEIADYYYSQNNWEKAAQYYENVLTKEISSEKAKEYIQKRLIKAKKKS, from the coding sequence ATGACTAGGTTCCTGTTTCTCTTCTGCGTGTTCCTCCTCTTTAGTTCTTGCGGCTCAATTAAGGGCTTAAAAAACGAAACATCACGGTTTAATGAGCAATTTGACAGTTCGAGTGTAATCTTTGACAAACATGATCAACTGAACCGCTCGCCTTATGGAAATTGGCAATTGCGGATTGAAGGCAATGATTTTGAACTGGGATACAAAAAGGGAAAAATAACGCAGACCTTGTTCCAAAACCAAGAAGATGTATTTTTCAAGAAGATGGCCGAATATATCCCCAATCCGAAAAGGCAACGATTTCTTGTTAAATTTCTAAAATGGTACCATAAAGATATCCTGACGGAAATACCTCTATCATATCGACAAGAGATCTTCGGTTTATCGCTAAATGCAAATGAGAAATGGAAGCATATAGGCACAAAATATGAGCGCAGCTTACTTCTACATGGCGCTCACGATATTGGGCATGCTATGCAGGATTTGATGCTTGTCGGCTGTTCAAGCGTAGCCCTATGGGATCAGCATACGTCAGACGGGCAATTATTGATTGCTCGGAATTTCGACTTCTATATCAACGAGGACTTTGCTGAAAATAAGATTATCGAGTTTATCAAACCCTCGGAGGGCTATAATTTCGCAGCTGTTTCTTGGCCAGGAATGGTAGGTGTTGTCTCAGGAATGAATGAAAAAGGATTGACGATCAGCTTAAATGCGGGGAAATCACACATCCCGCTAAGTGGGAAAACACCTATATCCATTGTTGCGAGAACAATTTTACAGCATGCGAAGAACATAGATGAAGCAATTAATATTGCAAAGGAGTTTAAAGTATTTGTAGCAGAATCACTCTTAATCGGATCGTCCGAAGATAATAAAGCGGTTAATATTGAAATCAGTCCAAAGCGTTTCGATGTATACACTGTCGAGAATGATATTCTTTTCTGTACCAATCATTTTCAGTCAGCAACCTATAGTAAAGATAAAAGAAATCAAGCACATATTTCAAGCTCGCACAGTCAATACCGCCTAGATAAACTTAAAGAATCCATAAAGTCGAACAGAACATATGAACCTAAAGACTTGGCTCCGATTCTAAGAGATGTTACTGGAATGAGCAATCGTAATATCGGCTATGGAAACGAAAAAGCGCTAAACCAATTAATTGCACACCATGCAGTCATATTTAAGCCAGATGAATTAATTATGTGGGTTTCAAACAATCCCTACCAACTAGGCACGTTTGAGGCATACAACTTAGCAGAGATATTTAAAAGTGATCAACCGATTCAAGCGGTTAAAAGTCTTGAAATACCAGCAGATCCCTTTCTAGAAACAGATACTTTTGCTAATTTTCTAATATTTAGAAGGCAGCTACCCTTGTTGGAAAAAGCGATAAAACAAAAGAAATCATTGTCTGCTGAAGTATTAACGCAATTCGAAGACAGCAATCCAAATTTTTGGCTAACACATAAAGAAATTGCTGACTACTATTATTCCCAAAACAACTGGGAAAAAGCCGCTCAGTACTACGAAAATGTACTGACTAAAGAGATCAGTTCAGAAAAAGCAAAAGAATATATCCAAAAGCGCTTAATAAAAGCAAAGAAGAAATCATGA
- a CDS encoding phytoene desaturase family protein, protein MKEIRHFDVVVMGSGLGGLVTGLLLAKSGKKVCILEKNNQYGGNLQTFVRDREIFDSGVHYIGSLGKNENLNQYWRYLDILADIQFEQLDKDHFDIIRFKDDATAYPQAQDHENFIEQLSKVFPEEREAIEEYIETLKYYCSKFPLYQLDKGYGYDAEIMKDSCISVISRLTTNKKLQAVLLGNGFLYGLHADSPFYMHALIINSYIQSAWRCIRGGSQISKALTKQLRKHGAKLYTYQEVEKLNFDGNAIESCETKDYKYTAELFVSNLSVLKLFKLFDHTNTNKPYIRRLERLKEGPSAFSTHITLKENSVPYFNHNIYHFESPEDVFSYESNWLGQKPKSMMISCSPQEVNQTYASSISMLSYMDFSNVKAWKDTSNTVKDPHFRGEEYETFKAKVASEMIATLSTYIPDIQNNIKSIYTSTPLTYRDYIGTSSGSMYGIEKLASDPLSSLISPKTKVSNLFLTGQDVRMHGILGVTISAFLAAGEILGRDGFFDEFLKTVQHD, encoded by the coding sequence ATGAAGGAAATTAGACATTTCGATGTTGTCGTGATGGGAAGCGGACTCGGGGGCTTAGTAACAGGGCTACTCCTGGCTAAATCCGGCAAGAAAGTCTGCATATTGGAGAAAAATAACCAATATGGGGGAAACTTACAAACCTTCGTTCGTGATAGAGAGATCTTCGATTCTGGCGTACATTATATCGGTTCTTTAGGTAAAAATGAAAATCTTAACCAATATTGGCGTTACCTAGATATACTAGCAGATATCCAATTTGAACAGTTAGACAAAGATCATTTCGATATTATTCGGTTTAAGGATGATGCAACGGCATATCCGCAAGCGCAAGATCATGAAAACTTTATCGAACAACTCAGCAAAGTGTTTCCAGAGGAACGGGAAGCGATTGAAGAATATATTGAAACCCTGAAATATTATTGCAGTAAATTTCCCTTGTATCAACTTGACAAGGGCTATGGCTATGATGCTGAGATTATGAAGGATAGCTGCATTAGCGTTATTTCTCGCCTAACGACGAACAAAAAGCTACAGGCGGTGCTACTCGGTAACGGATTCCTTTATGGTTTACATGCTGATTCCCCATTTTACATGCACGCGTTAATCATTAACTCCTACATTCAGAGTGCTTGGCGTTGTATCCGAGGAGGTAGCCAAATCAGCAAAGCATTAACAAAACAGTTAAGAAAGCATGGAGCAAAGCTTTATACTTATCAGGAAGTCGAAAAACTAAATTTTGATGGGAATGCCATCGAAAGCTGTGAGACTAAGGATTACAAATATACCGCAGAACTGTTTGTATCCAATTTAAGCGTTCTAAAGCTCTTTAAACTCTTTGACCACACAAACACCAACAAGCCTTATATTAGGCGCTTAGAAAGGCTTAAAGAAGGGCCCTCTGCGTTTTCTACACACATTACGCTAAAAGAAAACAGTGTCCCCTATTTTAATCATAACATTTATCACTTCGAAAGCCCAGAAGATGTCTTTTCCTATGAGTCGAATTGGTTAGGGCAAAAGCCCAAATCCATGATGATTAGTTGCAGTCCGCAGGAAGTAAATCAAACCTACGCTAGTAGCATATCAATGCTTAGTTATATGGATTTTTCCAATGTGAAAGCTTGGAAGGATACATCCAATACCGTGAAAGACCCGCATTTCCGAGGGGAAGAATACGAGACATTTAAAGCGAAGGTAGCAAGTGAAATGATCGCCACACTTTCAACATATATTCCTGATATACAAAATAATATTAAATCCATATACACTTCTACTCCACTAACCTACAGAGATTATATAGGCACATCAAGCGGGAGTATGTACGGTATTGAGAAGCTCGCTTCCGATCCGCTGAGCAGTCTGATTTCTCCGAAAACAAAAGTCAGCAATCTTTTTTTAACAGGTCAAGATGTGCGGATGCATGGCATTCTTGGGGTTACCATTTCCGCTTTTCTTGCAGCTGGAGAGATCTTAGGCAGAGACGGGTTCTTCGACGAATTCTTAAAGACTGTGCAGCATGACTAG